From the genome of Falco biarmicus isolate bFalBia1 chromosome 2, bFalBia1.pri, whole genome shotgun sequence:
CCGGCTGGAGAAGCGACCACGGCTCTGGCAGCGGAGGCCGGGGAGCCGCGCGCTCCGTGCCACGCACCGCGTGCGGAGGCGGGGAGACCGGTACCGCCGCACGGGCTCCGCCGCGGGGCCCGCCTTTCGGGCGGCACCTCCCCCCACCTCTGCCtcgcggggcggggcggggccgctgCCGGGGAcgcggccgccgcgccccgcccccccccgccgcgccccgccccccccccgccgcgccccgcccccccccgccgcgccccgccccccccccgccgcgccccgccccccccccgccgcgccccgccccccccgcccctggcGGGAAGCTGCCGCCGCACCGGGCGCCTGCGCGGCACCGCCCCGTCTCCGCTTCTGCGCTGCCGCCGGCCGCTCCACGCGCTCCTCACGCGGGGCCGCCGCCATGAAGTTCGCGTATCGGGTGAGTGCCCGGTGGCGGCCGTCCGTCCGGGTGGGACGggcccctctgccccgctccTCTGACcgcctcctcttcttccctgcctcccccgcAGTTCTCCGGCCTGCTGGGCACCGTGTACCGCCGCGGGAACCTCAGCTTCACCCGCGACGGCAGCGCCCTCGTCAGCCCCGTCGGGAACAGGATCTCTGTCTTCGACCTGAAGAAGTAAGCGGGACCTGGCGTCTGCTTCGCCCCTCGGCCCGCCTCAGGCCGCCGGCCTAGCGCTGCGCTGGCGCCTGCCGGGGCGGGGCAGGCCCGGTGCTGCCAGCACGGTGTTTTGAGGGGGCGGGCGTAGAGCTTGCGGGAGGCCGCGGGGCtcgggccgggggcggcggggcggcatGGCGGCAGCCGGGGCCGCGCGTCCGCCGTGCGTGGGGGCGGGGAACGGCGCCCGTGGCACGGGCGGGCCTTCagccggcggcggccggggctcGCTAGAACGTTGGTTTGCCTTTTGAAACGGCCTGGAAAGGTTCTGGTTCAGCGCTAGGAGTTGGGAGAAAAACTGTCGAGGTGGTGCGCGGCGCGGATTTTCTGTACGTAGGTCTGTGGGGAGAACAGCGTAAGTATGTAAGGGCGTGTTTTGGAAACAAAGggggaaattttttttatttagtcgTACGGTTTCCGTGTGTGCTTCTGCCTTGTACTCCCTCTTCTGTATGGCAAAGCCTAGAATATCGTCTGCCTTTCCTGGTAGGCCAGAATCGTGATTGATGTTCGGGATGCCGGTATTCTGGTCGGGAGCCCATCTCTTACATAGTAGGTGTTTATGGGATTGTGACAGCTAAAGAAATTGTGGGATTTCTGCATCTAAGTTGATTCTGTGGCTCTAACATAGGTATCAAGCCATATTTCATTGATACCGAGGATGATTGTTGTTTTTACACCCTTGTACCTAGTTTactgtttcatctttttcttgcaGTAATAAGTGTGAGACATTGCCATTGGCAACACGGCTTAATATTGTCTGCGTGGGGCTCTCTCCAGATGGAAGACTGGCCATTCTAATAGATGAAGGTACTTTCAGAAAGGAggcattttgttttataaaagaatgaaataaaaaatataaccTTAAGAGGGGAAAGTCTGTATTGCTACGTATTCAACCTTAATGCAAATTAGGATtgctctgctttaaaaattatgttaagAATTTCTGGGGAAGATACGTTTAtctacagaactgaaaaataacttacCTAGAGATTTTAGGTAGTGACTTGTAAGtttgattgtatttttattcttaataagCACGCTATcttgaaaaaaagtttctgagGAAGTACTTCTGTGTGCCCTCCCTCCCATTTAAGGAAAGAAACTAAGCTTGCTAGGCATAATGGTTTCTTTGGGAACTCGGCTATTTCCATGATCCTTCTTTTTCTGCCCTTACAGAGGGAGCTGCCTTGCTTGTCAGTTTGATTGGGAAATGTGTGATACATCACTTTCATTTTCACAAGCCAGTTCACAGTGTCAGCTTTTCCCCTGATGGCAAGTAAGTAAAGTGTGTATGCTTTagaacaaaacaacagaaactaCCCCATAAACTAGTTGTAGTTATGAAGCCATTCTGACCAATCTGGGGATGATACCTGTTGATGAAATAGGGGAGATTTTGAACTGATCAGGGTCACTTTATCTGTAAAGTTGAGAgggcaagaaaaagcaaagccttGGAAACAGATACCAGCAGGAAAATTGCCTGTCACAGATGCTGTCTGTGGTGGTACTGTTGGAAACAGATGTGCTGCGAATCATCTGTTCTTAAGGGGGGAACAATTGGAACCACAGTATTGCGTGATGGCAGTTGTGGCAGTAGAGAGTTTCACTGCTGACTTGGTTTAGTCTAAGACAAGTGTACTACTGAAAGGCAATTCTCAGAATCAAGTGCTGCTTTTCACGTCCCTTATATTTTAACTGCATGGTCACAGATACAAAGTGAGGTGGTGTTAATGTTAGAAGGGTTACGAAGATGAGAGGAAAAGTTCCCCTTTTAGCAGCATTCCTCAGTTGGATTGACTTAAAGTGATCTTGAATGAGCTTTTGCTTGAAAGTTGGAATCGCAGTTCTGGATTAGGGAATTATAATGGCAACAGGACCAGATTAAAGAATATGTGTAACGGGTGCAGAAtctttgtgtttctgaaagTGGCCAATATATGGAGGTGAAGAGAGGTTGAAATAGAATATCTTGTTTTGATTGTTTgaacttttccttccttcatgggtattagaaataaatatttcattattcaaCATAAGtgatttttactgaagtttttctGTCTTACAATGCGTTATGTTGGGGGATACTATCAATATGCAaatgatttttggtttttcatTTGAAGGCAATCCATATTTATTAATGTATATATGAGTAACGTAGAAACCTGTTAACATTGTTTTGTTGTATTGCAGTCTTGTACTCAACAATTGTTTGCTTTAACAGCTTTATGTGCAGTTATGCTTTTTCCCCATGTATGACAGGAAATTTGTGATTACAAAAGACAATGTTGCTCTTATGTACCATGCTCCTGGGAGGAAACGAGAATTTAATGCATTTGTCCTGGACAAAACTTACTACGGTCCCTATGATGAAACAACTTGTATTGACTGGACTGATGATTCCAAGTGAGTTGTTAAGCACTATGTACCTGCTCATGTTGTTAATATTTGTATGCATGTTACAGTCCATCTTTCCTCTAAAGTATTGTACTAGCTTTACAAGTTCTTTTTGGCTCTTTTGTTTCTCATTCTATCttgaattaaaaagaagcatTAGTCAGActaaaaagtataaaatatgcatatacTGGGGATCAGCAATAGATTCTTGCTTGAAAATGCCTAATGATCCATAAAAGCAACATATCTTAGGTGTGTGAGCATGCCTGGCCTTTTGTATGTATTTAATCTCATCTACCTTTGCTAGAGTTGCCAACCTCAGTTTACAACTCCTGTGTGTGTAAAATCACTTTTGAAGTAGTGACTGGTATCTTCCTGCTCAGAATGCTTTCCGCCCAGTGAAGAGTTTTGCAAAGTAGTTTTCTAAttgaaattgcattttcttttgtagaTGTTTTGCAGTAGGGAGCAAGGACATGTCTACATGGGTGTTTGGAGCAGAACGATGGGCAAACTTGATCTACTACTCACTTGGAGGGCATAAGGATGTAATAGTAGCCTGCTTTTTTGAAGAGGACAGTCTAGATGTATGTATAATCATACAACatttttgaattttaatattaaaatagttGAAGCAGAATCTTATCTACAGATAAGGATGCTGACTGTTCTGAGTATAtctcagaatttaaaaaatacctgaGTAACATGTCTCTCAACTTCTCTGCTGTAAACTCTGTGGAGTTTACAATTCCATGAAGAAGTAAGCTTTAGAAGGAGAGTAAGTTACTTAAAATTGCTTTCCAATAaatttacagtttaaaatataaaaaaattaattaggtATAATACTAACTGGTAATCAAATTGCTTTTGgtcttttaaaaaactatttgaGAGCAAGTGAAGTAAATCACCAGTTCTCAAGTGAAAATTTGCAAGTGAATTTTCCAGATCAAAGCACCTTGAATTCTGGAGGACTAAGTAATGCATTATCCTAATATTTGACTTGATAATCCTTCTGTAATTCTATTCATAACAAGACAGCAGAGTATGAAACACAGGCGTTACCtaatgtttgtgtgtttgtattCTAGCTGTACACAATTAGCCAGGATGCAGCTCTCTGTGTGTGGCAGTGTGATACAGAGCTTGATGGTCTGAAGCCCATACCCCCTAAAGATGcaggtagggaaaaaaatgcagcaaaagatGATGAAGAGTTTCTCGAAGAGCCGAAGGGTGAAGAAATTCATGGAAAGGCCAATCCAAATGAACAAGAGACTAGAGAGAAGGTTAAATATTCACGCGTTGCCAAGTAAGtgatttttaagttttccaaGGACAAGAGTTGTTACGGGGATTTACTATATTGGGCTTTTTTCACCCTTTGTCACTCATTCAAAGCAGTATAAAACTTTGCCCAGGATGTAATAATTTACTATAGATCCCATTTTAAATAGTTTCAGTAGAGAACACATTTGTTTTACCTTGACAGGTGGTCAATACCCTTCACCTTCAGCGTAACAACTCAGTGTAATTTTAATGTATAAGAAATACCAACTTAGGATGTACATGTTGTTTGAAACTCAGAAAGTGTAATGAGATTTTTGTACAGTGTCATTTTAAGTCTAGAGGCTTTGAGCTCTTGCAGGAAGAGATTGATTGACTTCAAGAAGTAACAGCAACATTTGGTAAAGGTAGCTCATCAGCTTCTTTGGTGAACTACTTGAAGATGCCTTCCTGAAGGATCTCCCTATTTCTCCACATCAAAGGAgatcatagattcatagaatcattttggttggaaaagacctttgaaatcatCTAActattaacccaggactgccaagtccaccactaaaccatgtccctaagcactgcatctatgcgttttttaaacacctccaggaatGCTGATtccactgcctccctgggcaacctgttccagtgctcgaccaccctttcagtgaagaaatttttcctaatatccaattaaacctctcctggcataacttgaggacatttcctcttgtcctgtagCTAGTTACCTGGGAGgagagacctacccccacctgcctacagcctcctttcagttagttgtagagagcagtagGAAGCCCCCTGCAtttcctccagactaaacaatcccagttccctcagctgctcctcttgAGACTAGGATGTGACTTATAAAGTATAATCCAGCTTCAGGATGGTCACAACATTTAGCTTTGCGTGAAGAAGGATAACGTTTTTAGGCAATCTCTTGTcagtggagggagggagagatgggATGCATGTAGGGGCCGACTGGGACACCGAACATCAGGTTTCTGTGCTCAGTCTCTGACTGTGAAGGAGACATAGCGCACCCTACCCCACCCTAGGTTGGAATTAGCCTTAGTGAACATCACTTCCATACTGGAGGTATTTGGAGTGTACAACTGTTGGATAATGTTAGATGCTCTTTTATTTGTCATGTGGTGCTTACCTGTTTAATTCCTGTGAGAGCTAGAGCTACAGAGAAACCGAGAAGACCGTCTTCACTAGACGTACAGTATTTACAACTATTGCTTCAATTCCTTATTTTGTAAAAGGACCACATGCAGAGGGATAGCCAGTGAATTCATGAGAGCCATCCATACTGGTATTAGATGATGGAAAGGAAATGCACAGTGCTGTTCCTCTGAGGTTAACTTTTGGTCCTTTTATTGCATGTGATCAGATGTCACTTCTGATAATGAGATTACTGTAGAAGCTGTACACATTGAGCAGAAGAGAGTTAGCTTCCATTGGCTATGTCAAGTATGTGTATCTTTAGGAGTTCCTGGAACTActgctttttagttttattGTAGGATACCTTGATCAAAATACTTGACCTATACTGAAATGCAGCTCTAACAACATACTTCTCTGtcacatttgctttccttctttcttatttctttgatACCAGGTATTTTTTCAATAAAGAGGGAGATTTTAATAACCTGACATGTGCAGCCTATCACAAGAAGACACACCTTTTAGTCACTGGTTTTGCCTCTGGAATCTTTCACCTCCATGAGCTTCCGGATTTCAATCTGATCCACTCCTTGAGGTGAGGTATGGGGTTGTCATTGTTACTTGGTTTgatttggggtgtgtgtggggcgTGTGTACATTTTTGGGGGGAGGTGTCTTGTTTGTTTGACTAAGAACATACCATGTTTAGTAGTGAAGGATGAAGAATTGTAGAAttacttaggttggaaaagacctttgtgatcatcaagtccaactgttacAATCAAAGCATGAAAATCTTAAAACATGAGTATCTATTTAGTATCTGTAAAGGCAGAATCATAGTTAGACTTTTGTAATAAATACCATACAACTCCATTCCACAGCTTATTATGGAAAAGTGAGATCTGAATGAAGAACTTCTGAGCAGTTAGTTGTGGGCCTTAGATTTCTTCAACACTGTGCAGTGgactttgttttcagttactttatagaaaattgagaaaatacctggaaaaaaattgtgtaaaaTTATCTGTAAATTGTCtctaagttaaaaaataaacccataGTTCTTTTCCATCCCTGTATGATGCTAGTGAAGGAATGCATCATTTCCCtgtacagaagaaatattttttttttcttgaatgtaGGGGGTTTTATTCTTTGCTATCAAGTATATCTTTGAGATATAGATATGTTGTCTTCATTCTGAATAAGGCTGTATTGTCTGTTTCATGATTCTAAGTATaataaaggaaagaatttgTCTGCAACTTGTGATGTTACAGTGATACAGAAGTTCAGTAATCAAAGAACTTGCTTGAACAGAGGTAATAAACCCTAGATTTGAAGTTTTATCACACAATGCGTGAAAAAGCGAGTTTGTTTATTGGGTAATTCTCTTCAGTATTTCAGACCAAAGGATAGCTTCTGTTTCTATCAACTGTACGGGGGACTGGATTGCCTTTGGATGTTCaggtttgtaatttttttttgtctgtttcatGGAAAAATTAGGAATGTTGTGGGCATGCAAGCCCCAAATCCTCTTACTAGTCTTGACCCCAAATGTTAAAGTTTTGTTAATAATTTATAGTCTCATCTCTCTAGTGTCTAAATATAGTAATGCAAGTATCCTTTATTAATTTATCCTTACAAAATTCTTGTgatttaggaaaatattttgttgacaaaggaaaaagtatGTTTCATATATGAAAACTTAGCAGAATTAGGATAAAGCCCATATCCCTTGCACTTTATAATATACTTTCATTCTGGGTCCAGTCTCTTCCTTTGCCACTTGTTGCGTGTGCCATTTTACAAAGCTGCCTGGATGTTCCAGCATTCCCACTCGATCCAATAATGATTTGCATGGTAACCAAGATTCAACTTCTATATGCagccctgcttttctttccatctcaTTTATCAGCTGGTCGATAACATTGCTGTTGTAATACTCAGAATGTTAATCCAAGTAACAGCACCTGGTTGTTGAGGAAAGTTGCCTTGAACTTAAAGGGAAAGGGCTTTTATTAAGATCGATAGATGTGTAGTGCAACCTGTCTGCATCAACATTTTTGGATTTTTATGGTGCTTGCAGTTAGGTCTTTTCTGGCTTGCATTTGCAGGATTATTGTATTCAAAATACTGGTTAATACTTCTGCATTTACAGGTTTGGGTCAGCTCCTGGTGTGGGAATGGCAGAGTGAGTCCTACGTGCTGAAGCAGCAGGGACATTTCAACAGCATGGTTTCATTAGCGTATTCTCCAGATGGACAGTACATAGTAACTGGAGGGGAGGATGGGAAAGTGAGTAAGGCAGTATTACTGAAATGTGAACTTAAGTCTTAATGGCATAGTAAGCAGCttggattttcattttatgtacAAAACCATTACTGTAcctgatacattttttttcttaatatagaCTAATAGTTTTTTGTCTTCACTTTTCctaaatgttttgaattttctCTTTAGAGCGtatatattttgatttattattaCTGGTATCCTTTGCAAATTGCATCACTTATGCTTTTTAGCagatgattttttaattattatcgATGCAGTCACCATAAACACAAAAAGGTCTAATTCATCAAATGTTAATTTATATATGCTTGTGGTGGTTCCATGACCTTTCAGGTTGAGAGAACTTCAGTCACCCATATTCATACCCCTTTAGTAATTGGTTTTtatgtgaaattaatttcacattatttataAAAGTACAACTCCTactaaacagatttttctgaaatgtgccATTGCAGAAgcttattatttaaaagaaaaattagctTCTCATGGATGACTTGTATTGAAATGATGAACTACATGTACAGGTACCCTTTTTGTAAAGATGTTTTGTAGAGTAATCCCACAATCTCGGCACGTAAATGGGACAAAGATAGTATTGTATTTCCTACCAGAACTGAATGTCAGGAAAAGACTTGCCACTTCATGGTTTCTGCCCAAACTGACCAAATCCCAGAAGTCTTAAACTTCTGATAGCTAAATGCATAACATTTTTGGTTGGCAGGGAGAATATTGATATATCATCTCAATTGTAACTTCTGGAATGGCTTCACAGTTGGTTTTGAATTTGATACTTGTCCTATCCATAGACAGCACAAATCTTTGTAGCCCAAAATGCTCCCCAAGTGCTATAGCTTTCCTTGAAAATTAACTTCAAGATCTTTTTGTCAATCTCCAGTTAGATTTTCATGTTGTATATGTATCTTTAGGGGTTTAATGATAAGCTGTGGCCTGTTTGCCTCACTTTCACAGAATTCCTTGCTAAACTCCTTTATACTGTTGCAGAGTTGTAGGTCAacttttctttgctattttgcTGCCATACCCTTTCTGTCTGAATTGATGATGGAGATTCTAAGAagtcttttcttgtcttttgcaGGTGAAAGTGTGGAACACTTCaagcagcttttgttttgtcaCTTTTACAGAACATACCAGTGGTATAACTGCTGTAACTTTTACTTCCAATGGTTATGTCATTCTGAGTGCTTCCCTAGATGGAACAGTGCGTGCCTTCGATTTACACAGGTGACTCCTTATAAAAGCTTTTGTGTCTCATTTAGTCTTCAGCTTTCACACCCCAACTGTGtgaaaatcacagcagactGCTGATTGCTTGTTTCTATTTGCACAAATGTGAGTGCTGCTTTATTCATTTTTTGATTCAGCCTTTCATTCAAATTGAGATAAGTCATAAGGAATCCTGTCACTCCATCCAGTTCCTGTGAAGAAAATTCTGTAAGAACTTttcccagagaggctggaaaTCCAGTAAGGTTATTGTTTGGCTCTACTCAAATGGGGAGAAGGTAGCTAACAAAGTTTGCCATGGTTTTATTGGTTGAGCCATTGTCATATAACTGCATACAGAACAGGATATGTAAACAAGCCCACGTTTCCTAAAGAACGCACATATGCTATGTAATAGAAGAAAGCTCTTCTGTTTGAGTGGTTTTGGCTGTTACTTCTGCAGAGTTGTTGATACCTTTTTTGAATCTTGGAATCATGCTGAGGCATTGCATCTAATTTTatacaaagaatattttttctatagGTAGCTTAAAAGACTTTACAAGTATAAtgaaatccttttttatttttatttacaaatatatttgtaaaacgTGTTTAAATTTACCTAAGATGtcttcataatttattttcatatttacaaCAGATACCGCAATTTCCGTACCTTTACATCTCCACGACCAAGTCAGTTCTCTTGTTTAGCTGTGGATTCCAGTGGAGAGATTGTGTCAGCTGGTTCCCAGGATTCCTTCGAAATATTCATCTGGTCAATGCAGAGTGGGAGGCTGCTAGATGTAAGGACTTACAATATCAGAGGACTTGAATTTAATGTAGATCATGACGTTACTAAGTAACTTTGGGATTAGTTGGAGGGTTTTAACAGAAcatgtggggttttatttctaggggttttgtttgtttttatgtttatatttttctgttatatttATATTCAAGAACCGGAGTGACACTATGTAACTCTcagcaattttttatttattttatggagGCTATCCTGGATTTGTGTGGGAAATAGTTTATAGAATTTTTGAGTGATGAGCTCTTTCTGGCTGGTGAAGTTATACCAACAGTGCTGAGCTGTCATATAAGCGTATGAGAGTCTTTCATGCTGTAGTTGTTCAGAGATGTTCTTTTCTACATATTTTCTGCAGGCAATGAAGAAATTGTACATGCTTTAAGATTGATAGAGATTTTGTGGACAGttttgctggagcagagcaggggcatGATTGTGTAGAAGGTTTTTATTGTGTAAAGTGAGAATATTAAGTTAAATCGCCACCATCTTGCTGCTATTTTGAAATGATTTATTTTCGGCATGAATGTAATAAAAGAGGGACCCAGTACTTCTGAGCAAATCAAAGTAAtttgctgtttaatttttaagcatTATTGTGCATCTTGTACAAGTAGATGAACTCAGCAATTCATGTATATAATTTGGCATAGCTATTGAATATACATCACTATAGTAACTCAGAGTATACTTGAGTGCAGTTACTTTCCTTGATTTATTTTGAGAGGAGAAGGAGCTCCATGCCGTAAGAATCTGTATTACTCTTATTCACTGTTTTTATAAgcatttttccttaaatgttttcagctgcaggACATGTTGaattctttctgtgctttttcacaGTTGGTCTGATTGTTCTGAtaagctggggt
Proteins encoded in this window:
- the PWP2 gene encoding periodic tryptophan protein 2 homolog, with protein sequence MKFAYRFSGLLGTVYRRGNLSFTRDGSALVSPVGNRISVFDLKNNKCETLPLATRLNIVCVGLSPDGRLAILIDEEGAALLVSLIGKCVIHHFHFHKPVHSVSFSPDGKKFVITKDNVALMYHAPGRKREFNAFVLDKTYYGPYDETTCIDWTDDSKCFAVGSKDMSTWVFGAERWANLIYYSLGGHKDVIVACFFEEDSLDLYTISQDAALCVWQCDTELDGLKPIPPKDAGREKNAAKDDEEFLEEPKGEEIHGKANPNEQETREKVKYSRVAKYFFNKEGDFNNLTCAAYHKKTHLLVTGFASGIFHLHELPDFNLIHSLSISDQRIASVSINCTGDWIAFGCSGLGQLLVWEWQSESYVLKQQGHFNSMVSLAYSPDGQYIVTGGEDGKVKVWNTSSSFCFVTFTEHTSGITAVTFTSNGYVILSASLDGTVRAFDLHRYRNFRTFTSPRPSQFSCLAVDSSGEIVSAGSQDSFEIFIWSMQSGRLLDVLSGHEGPISSLSFNPMKCVLASASWDKTVKLWDMLDSWRTKETLILNSDVLVVAFRPDGKELAVAALNGQITFWDHENAVQTGSIEGRHDLQMGRKELDKITAKQAAKGKSFTTLCYSADGQSILAGGLSKFVCIYNVKEQILMKKFEISCNFSLDAMEEYLDRRKMTEFGSMALIDEGAGGEDDVAIPLPGVKRGDMSYRHFKPEIRVTCLRFSPTGRSWAATTTEGLLIYSLDSGLIFDPFELDIDITPSNIHKTLHQKEYTMAIIMAFKLNEKKLIQEVMEAVPSNEVDVVCSSLPDLYVEKVLEFLASAFEISCHLEFYLTWAHKLLMLHGQKLKTRSVKLLPVIQFLQKSIQRHFEDVSKLCEWNIYNIKYALAISQQRGMKRLAEETSADEEDLDSDSDFLMQEVRKDNFSS